Sequence from the Thunnus maccoyii chromosome 22, fThuMac1.1, whole genome shotgun sequence genome:
TTGTGAAAAATAGGCGAATGTCATCAGCATATTGTCAGAGATAGAACGATATTAATAGAATTACTCACACAGATACATTATTAAAGCaacattatactataatattATACTATTTTACCTTAAAATAACAGCTTCATAATCATTTTGATGATACACTGACTGATAATAGAGAAAATTAAAGAATGGCCACTGTGCGCCCCAAACGCCTGTTCTTGCACTACAAGAAGTGcataaatagtagttacctggatgtaactccagttctatgagtacatgcAGAGCCCTCTAATGGGCTGTTCTTCAGCTAATAAGCGACAGCTGACTCGACTGATCAGACCTTCGGTGAATTACAATTACTTGTTAACTCGCCAATATGTAACTTATACCGTTATCAACAGAACTGAGATACATGTTAGCAGCCACTGGACTGTATTTTCTGTAGTGAATGAAGATGATGTGGATCGTAATGTAAGTCATTCAGTGTAATGCTAGCTGTTAGCAACTGCATTTTAGCACACAGCTAGCACTGTGGGTTCAGATGTAAGATCAGCTAGAAGCACAGCGAGAGTAAGTGTTGAAGTCTGTTCCCCTTCAAGTAGTGTTCCCTCGTGTTGCAACAGTGCAGTACCCTCACCGCTCAGTTATCAACAGAATTAAATGTTACAATGTCTTGGTTTAAGTGCACATATTGATTAATCCACTGAAAGTGCATTgttttaataattcatttttgttaTATGTAATAGTGTTCTCTGTCTTTCAGATGTTGTCTCTCCTCCCTCAGAGGATTTTGAGGCTGTTGGAGTTTATAGGATTCTCAGGAAACAGGGTGAGTACAGCTTTAAAAGAAACGGCCAGgtcattaaattaatatttcctCAATTGcatcagcaaaataaaaatgtattatttagtaaggcttaataaaatatttctctaagaatttattttaaaatgtctctacgttttaatgttttgtttttttatggtaaGATGCTGTTTGTAACCGCAGCTGCTTCACAGAGAAAGCCTTTCAGCAAACGAGTAGTAATTACAGCCCTAAACCAAATCCTTTGCTGTGATAATCCTGGAGGAAGACTTCAGTTAGCATTAACAAGAGACTCTCTTCACAttccccctctgtctctgtctgtctgcaggggTTTGGTTTGTCTCAGCTGAGAGAGGGAGCATCCAGTCACAGTTTGCGGTCAATCCTCTGTGCCCTGACTCTGCTCTTCTACCACACATACGTTTCACTGATACTGGGTAGGAAactgcacacatatacactttGCTCTTCTTCTATTGCTCTGATATAGCACACTGTAGCTGCACCCTGTTGGTGGTCCAGCTCTACAGCCCTAAATTACTGCacacatcttgaatgttgttcaTCGATTCAGAGATGTGGTACCATAACTTCATGGATGATTAGGTGTAAAACTGCTGTGAGTACAGGCCTCTCGTagataactttatttataacaatgttgctgtgtttgatCAGGAACTGGGGAGGGGAACCTGGTAGAGGCTGAAGCTCTGCTGGAGCCGTACCAACAGAAATACCCAAAAGTAAGTAAAGCACATACACAAGAAATGTAAACATTCAAAAATCTACTGACAGGACAAAATTTCCCGATGTCATTGGCTGATGAAATCTaaattttgtttgtctttcaggGCTCAATCATTCTCTTCTACTCTGCTCGTATCGCCACACTGCGAGGAAACTTTGAGAAGgtctaaaacaaacacaccgtTGTACTTCTATCTGTGATGATCCTCATTGAcataacacactgacaaaccCTGAGCTCTAACTGTAACCTAAACCCAATTCTAATATTAACCCTAAAACCGAGTCTCAACCCTCAAACAGACCTTTGAACAAGtgagaacaaaaaaatattCCTCTTGTGCAAAAAAATTTCACTCTTCGAAAATGTCCTCAATATCCTTACTTTCAAAAATGTCTTCGTTTCCAAAAAAATGCCCTCATTTTCCAGAAGTACCTAATTTGtatgtcactttggacaaaagcgtcttacaaataaataaatgtaaatgtaaaatgtcttaattAGCCAAAGCCAAAAATTTTTCCTCTTGTAAAAGCAGCCTTCACttaaacattttctgaatttattttccaaaattttccaaaaatgttctCACTCTCTAAAgtctaaaacaaaaacatgtcagttacacaaagaagaaacattCTAAAAGCCTACATTATGTGGGAAAACACAagaaattaatataatttagaTAAATTAATGTGTAAGTTTGAATACATCTCTTGCAGTCTTTCCTCcgttcatctgtttctatctccTTTGACCtcacctgagcaggtgagtgtcgatgtgtaaaatgtatccTGTGTTTCAGGCTCGGGCCAGGTACGAGGAGTGTATCAGCAGCCAGCAGGAGTGGAAGCAGATCCACCACCTTTGTTACTGGGAGCTGATGTGGACTCACTCCTaccagcagcagtggcagcaggcGTACCGCTACGCAGACCTGCTGTGCAAGGAGAGCCGCTGGTCCAAGGTCAAGATAACACTTACATAATGTGCATGCGTAAATCCTGGTCTCATGCAGGCTCTCTTTAGTCTCGTAGTCAGCCTTCAGCACTTTCTTTCTCAAAACAGGGAGAAAATCTTCCAATAGATAACTCCATGTGCTCCTACTGCAGCTTCACTGGAACATTTTAGAATGTATAATTTGCTAAATGCCCTTTTTAAGAGGTTTCTTATAGTCTTGGTTGAtcttttgtccatttttttttggtaatttctTGTGATATTTCAATGGAAGATGAGCTAGTAGTCATACATCATTACTGAACCTTTACATGACCTTTACATTGCTGACATCGCAAAAATTATTCTAAAATATGCTTTGATCTTTAAGGGATTGCCTCTGTATGACCCTCTGTCTGCAGGCTATCTATGTGTACCAGAAGGCAGCCATCCTCAGTATGAtgtcagaggaggaggtgaagaagaCTGGGGAGGACATCATGGAGCTCTTCAGGTCAGTCTGCCTCCACTTTAAATATTATAGACCTGTTGTCACCTGTAACTGTGCGTCTGGAGCTACACAGGGAAGATAAATGGGGAAATGTAGGGATAAACATAGAAATGAATGGGaataaatggggaaaaaatgaggACATTGTTGGAAAGTTAAAACATTTGGGGATATTTTGGAAAGTGAGGACGTTTTTTTTCCAGTCCTTCATTCTTTAAATGGCTGTTTTAGGTTTAAGGTCAGGTTTAGGGTCATGCTGTAAGTATGTAAAcgtatatttgtgtgtgcaggcaggTGGAGGGGCTGAAACAGCGCCTGGCGGGGAAATCGATCCCAACGGAGAAATTTGCAGTGAGGAAGTCCAGACGCTACAAAGCTGCTAACCCCATCCCCCTGGTCATCCCCGCACTGgtatacacacaaaacacacttctGCAATACACACACTCGAGCAATAGTTTGAGGTGATTAGAATAGTAGTTAaagtaataatttaatttcttctcTCTCCGTAGGAGATGATGTATGTTTGGAACGGTTTCACCATAGTAGGGAAGAGATCCGACTGTACCGAGTCCCTGCTGGTTACCATAGAGACGGCTGAGGAGCAGCTTCGCAACGACCCCAGTGAGTTCAAAACATCACCGTTGCTACTAACGCTACTACTAACACTGATTATTAATGTTAAACAAGGTGTAATGCATCAAATAACGGATATGAACACTAATATTTACTCAGAATATTGAGAATAAGATCTTTTAACAGTCATTACAAGACACTGAAGCCCAAATATAGATATATTAATGTGTCGGTGGATGTGTATTAATGTAATTATATGTTACGATATGCATGTTCACGCAGATTTATGTGCATGTataagtatgtatgtataagtacacatacagtatatctcttGTCTTTTCTGATGCATTAATCGCTGCTGTTTTAAGAACACATCTTTATTCATTcactattgttattatttatgctttattaatttattttgctCAACAGTATTAGCAGTATTATACATTTTGCTCATAAGAGGTCACAATATCACACCTATAACAGttcaaacatgatgaaatggGGGTTATGTACCCAATATAGACTCaataaatttaataaatgacaattaagtgtaaaaaaataacaatgtttatcACTAGTACTACTGCTGTTACCTGCTTGTGAAATCTAAGATGGCCCACAAAAATGATTTCTTTCAACTGCCTAAAAACGctgagtagaaaaaaaaaatagcttgctgaaaaaaaaggtacaggaaaacatgtgaaaaagagaacaaacaaTGTTAGCGAGTGTGCaatttacactttttatttcccTAAAAGCTCCCTAAACGGTGTCAGTGACTGTTCACTCCAGTAAACTTTACGAGCAGCAGCGATTGctttgtgaaataaataaattgtaatgTCTTGATTTAGTGTTAATATTCTCCCAATAAAATTCTGCAACTgaacaaaagtcaaagataATGTagataaagaactattttctttttagtaAAGCTGCAAATACCCGTTATCTACCAACGAAACCAAATGTGTCATTCTACATTATTATAGAAAGCATCAACTTTATCTTTATGTGTTATTTGCTAGATGTAGATTCTAAGATTTAACCCTTCAGTACACAGAATTAACCGGTTTCTTTTCCTGTGCTGTTGCTATGATCCAACTAGACAACATAtcttatgtctctctctgtctctctctgtctcagacCCGTCAGAGTTTCATCCAGATGACAGCTGTCTGGTCCAGATGTTGAAGGGACTCTGTCTAAAACACCTGGGCAGGTTACTTCAGGCTGAGCTCTGCTTCACACAGGTCCTGTCCAGGTAACTCATTAACACgcaaacacatgcagacaaacaGGTCCAGGCACCCAGTGTGGCTGTTTACCCTCTCAAAGTGTGACACAGATTAGATAAtatacctctgtgtgtgtttactttcagTGAAAGTCGTATAAAATACGATCACTACTTGATTCCTTTCACACTGTATGAGTTGGGTCTGCTGTATAAACAACAGGGAGACCTCACCAAGGCCACTACATACATCGAAAATGCCAAGTAAGTTGTCTTTATACCGCTCTATAAATTGTACCTCAAAATATACCTAATATACTAATCTATGTATGTTAATACCTCTATATACTttcatatacatttatacacctTTATATACCttcatatacatttatacacctCTATATACCTTCATTTACTTTTATATACCTTTATACACCTTTTATATACCTTTTTATACCTTTATACACCTCTATATACCTTCATATACATTTAAACATCTCTATATACCTTCATATACTGTTATACACCTTTTTATACATGTATACACTTCCATATACTTTCATATACCTTTTATACACCTCTATATACCTTCATTTACTTTTATATACCTTTATATACCTTTTCATACATGTATAGACTTCCATATACTttcatatacatttatacacctCTATATACCTTCATTTTCCTTTGTATACCTTCATACACCTTTTATATACCTTTTTATACCTGTATACATCTCTATATACTTTCATATATGTTTATACACTCTTATATACTTTGACCTCTTTACACTATTATGTAccactaaatacatttacatacttGAATATACCATTAAACAcaaatgtgtatataaatatatatatacatatatacctTTACGTTATTCTGTGTCATATAATATACGTCTATACATGTTTATGAATTATTTACAGTACCTTTCAGCGACCCCTTTACACCTCTACAGAAGTGTACACATCTCAGAACAGCTTTATTCACATCtgtgtactgtacattcacATATTGCTGTAAACCTCTTCAACGTGTCTGATTACCTGTGCTACTAGTAGCTGTTTCTGCTGTGGAATGTATCTCTGGTATTTCACTATAGATAGTGAAATACCAGAGATACAGATACTATTGGTATCTGTATCTCTGGTATTTCACTAAGGGGgaaatttacacacataactACAAGTCTCCAAATAGCCTCAGGTTTTCTTGGAGGTCTTGAAGTGCACTGAAAGGAATGAAATGGACAAAGTCAGGCCATCATACCACtcatattttataacatttttattagaaAGGGCCATTTCTACCTATACCAAGTGCTTTAACAGCTCATGTTAAAGCTTAACGTGTGTGAGAGGAAATGGGAAGCGTAGTAATCACAAAATTCTGAAtgatttcttgtgtttttcattaGGACAAACTACAAGGATTACTCCATGGAGTCCAGACTGCACTTCAGGATCCACGCGGCCCTCAACAGCCTCAAAGGATCACCTGCGGGCACCCCATAATAGTCGAAACAACTCAAAaaactgcagctggaaacaacaGTGTACGATCCGAATCCAGGGATTCCCTGATGATTGAAGAAACTTAGATTTGTTGGGGTTCTGAGATCACAGTCCCATCTGgactttctttttcagtttagCCGAGcaaccttttattttatttcctttttccttatttatttttgcaatagTGTTGACAGATGAGATTATTTAAACTTGTACCTCTTCTTAAACAACCACGGGCTTCCCATTAGCAGCTGGGTGTCATGGTTCAATTGATGCCAAATGTCAATTATGTCAATTCAATCAGCAAACCAATAGATCACAACGGCTCCTTTATTGTCAGTATGAGGACAGTCTCAGTCTAGGGGCTTGTTCACTCAGAGATCTTGCATAAGAGAAACGATTTTGACAATTTTTGGCAACTTCTTGTGTTCAGGTAGAGTGAGAAAGTACTGGGAAGCAGCTGCAATTTTCTGATATAAAGATTAAGTTAGATAAGGTTTAaccctttgaaaaaaaaacgcAGCTTGGAACACCAAGACAAGACATTTGGAGAAATCAATCAGTTTTCCAAACTTTGATTGCAGTCGGTCGCTTCGTTTCACCTCTTGCAGTGCGATTCTCCGTCTGAAAAGGCCCAAAAATATAGAAGCTTATTGATCTTGGATCACATCTAATGATTAAAACTCTAAATAACAAATTACCACAACAAAATCATGAAGGTGTACATCGTCAAATAATGAATACTTAAAGCAAATACATGTCAAATTCAACCATCaaatgataaatattaatatataataatgaaaaGTTGATCAATTAACAATAACAGTTGCAATTAATGAAAAGCTGCTAACCAGCCACCcatcaaataatgaataaaaaggttaaataataaaaagtgagTCATCAAATAAGTCTAAAAAGTaagaaattaagttaaattcaAGTCCATCCTGGTTTATTTTAAGCTCTATGTCCAGctttcaccactagatgtcgcaattttactatatttttacttttactgttggATTACAgcaataaatcatcacatctaATGATTAAAACTCTtcaaaaaagaacaacaaccacaacaaatGATGAACCTCTGTATCATCAAACAATGAGTATTCAAAGCAAGTAAATGTGAAATTCAACATCAAACAATAAATATCCGACGAATGTGGcagcaataaataatgaaggTCGACGTCAAATAATGAAATTGCAACATAGACCTTAAGATAATAAAGAATGTGGTTGTATTTAATACGTGTGGAAGTTATTTTTATGGGCTTCGTCTTATGTAACGACTaactttttattattctacCTCTGTATTCATTATTTGATCGATGGCCATTCGTTGTTTGACGTTTCTATTTGTAGCGACCGGCTTTTTATTATTAGATATggatatttattatttgatggttggattttctgtatttgttgtggTAACTTGTTATTTGAGGAGTTTTAATAATtagacaaaatgattcattgcTGTAATCTGACATCAAAAAGCTTCCATACTAAAATCTAATCTTTACTGTTTGCAAAACTGACACCTATTACCTACTACTAACACATCCTGGTCTTAAACTAACAACTCATGGTATAATGTTTGcttccaaaagaaaaaatatatatatatatatatgtaggaTAGACTCATGAATACTGATGTTGCAACGTGTACTGATTAAACTCTGATGAGTATATTCATGTTAACAGCAGGGAGAGCAGTGTGttcaaacacacagtatatacatacgctttatatttttctttactttgccTTTTTTGATTTCTTAATAATAACGTGCACTCCACATGTACACGTGGTACACAAACGTGTCTGTGCACACGCAAACACAGCCTTGTCACCGACCGTGgcttaaacacaaacacacacacacacacatacaaaacacgGTACACTCATTCCAAGCTTGCACGTACTGGGCAATATGCacattaaaaagagaaacactcAAACAGCTGTAAACGCACACATTTAGcagcaatataaaaagaatTTTTGCTGTTATTAAGTCAATCAACTTCTCAGTCATTCTGTTGCTcaatgtgtgtccatgtttgtaGTTTTATCTGTAGTTCTCTCTCAGAGGCAgagctgggttttttttaaaatttcaattaaacctgcaataattgatttatttgtccacatgttttcagcagaaacaaataATGAACACAACTCTGAactatcatcagcttttaagttgatatgttgaacttatttccacatccagcagttacggagaaacattatcattcgtttagagtcgtgtttctgtccacctggtgaatgtaagtccaataatcactctcttttagctctgtttttactctctaccaactcctgagggaaatatctggctctttagctgctaaatgctccactatgttcaccagctagtctacagctaactgtgtctgtttgctgtgtggtgctaagcaggtagtgtacagcagctttttacagctttttctctgaaaacgacgctatgagagcgctgagagtgaagcagaacagtaaaagttgcagccggactgataaacaatgagctgaaactcactataaagctccgtaaagccgagaggagctgcagagtcactgataattctctgtaggttcatcactacgagccacaacctTTATTACGTTACACACTGTTATAGATCAGGCATTTTTGTTTATAGCTGCTCtaaagctgcaataatcaatatttttatggtAACAAGGGTTTTCCGGCCTTCAAACTCTCTCatagcgactagctggtgaacatatgGAACacttagcagctaaagagccagatatttttctcaggggTTGGTgggagaccaaaccagagctgaaagaagggtgaatattggacttacatttaacaggtggacacaaacaccaCTCCAGTGGGATGATcagttctgtgtctgctggatatgtaaataaagttaattattatatattaataattcatttaatttgctAACAAGGTGATAATAAGGTAAGATATTCAGCTTgctctgctgcccccaagtggccaaaaaaaatcaacaaatgcaggttgaaatgaaaaaatggaaTCATTAGCATCAACTTTCTTTCCTATAAGATATTACTTcttcacacagagcagctctgcctctGAGAAAACCGCATTTGTTCACGTTTACTCAACCTTCTGTTGACGAAATACATAAAAGACTGAAGGCTGTAGATTCATCCTGATACTGTCGCTCTGTTTTCAGCTGCTAACTTACTGCTAGCTTACTGTTGTAGAGATATGGCTTTGGCTATAAACAAACAAGCCAAGGAAGATAGCTTGTTATTTATCTTTTGTTATATTAAGTAGTATTCTGTTATATGAATTATGTAGCTCCACAGCACACATAAAGAGCAGTTTTGGTATCTATTCATGTACtgatatataaaaaagaagcaCAATCTATGATCTCCAATCACCTCCagtaatacaaacaaaacatttctgatgATTCTTAAGACCATCATTTTCTCATTCGGCTTCATGTTGTTTGATACTGTTTGCTATAATGTATATGATATATTACCACAATGAAGATTTAATGTGTGTCAAACTAAAAGGCTTGGCGGGTTTGGGGTGTAGATAGATGAAAACGTTCAACTCCAAAACCCACAATCTCAAAGGCAAATCAGCTTACCTGTAAAATACTGTTACACTAAATATTAAGCTAAATACGTAGGATAAAAGAGTATACCAATGATTTGATCATTCAGTCAAgcaaaaaacagctgcagagtcAACTTATTTAAATCTTTGCTTCCATTTTTAAGCATTCGGGTGAAGGACGCACTTTTCCAGTAGACTTGGGGCAAATGTGGCGGCTGTAACAATAAGCCTTCTCCTTATAATGAATGTATCAACCAAAAGACCAAATTATATGTGTGTCTTGCTGTATGTCTCTTTTCTTCGTGTGTGGATTTTATTAGTGCCTACAAAGTGTTAGggtctttgtgtctttgtgtgatcTGAAGGAACAACTTCATTGGCCAAGTACAGTAAATATTCAGGTTTGTCTTGTAACAGTCATTGATACGGTAAATAATAGTTTTACAATAGACCAGTGCACGCTATCTTAAAGTCAAGTTATCTAAAAATAGCGAACCGCTAATGCTAGTAAACTGCCGGAGGAGTTTTCGGCTAATGTTGCTAGTTATAAACGAGGTTTTGTTTCAGGAAGAACAAAATTTGGCTTAGTAAACAATTAAATAGTTACCTCTTATGATGAGAACAGACACTAAAATCCTCCATGTATCTTCATgtgcaataaaacattaaccACCTATAGCGTATGCTGTTTTATTATTGCACCGCTGGTGCATGGCAACGCTGTGGCGTTAGCATGTTGCCTGTTATGCTAAAAGATTGTTCCTACTATCATCTATAATAGCATATTCTAAAATGTTGGCATTATTCTAAAATGTTGGCATTATTACTATCATGTTAGCATTTGTTAGCATTAGCTCTTCACAGAACTAATGTTAAGCGTgttagcaaaatgttaactaaATGTTAGCAGTTCTTGCCGCTGTTTTAAAGGTATTTCCAGAATCCTTAAAGACTCATCTGTccatctaaaattaaaaaaatatacacattaaagATTTTTGGCCCGTTTCCCAAGTTGCAGTAATAAAGTATTTCCTAATCCAAACAAAGATGGTAGCCGGAAACTCTTTTTGTACAACcctagaaaatataaaaaaataaaataaaggaatCTAACATAGATATAGACTAAtataactgataataaaacgGTTCATCATGTACAAATCAATCGATGAAGGTTCTTTGATTTTTGGCTAGCATCTTTATTTGGATTCACCATTCAGGAAACGTATTAAAAATCTATTGTGAAGTGGTttgaaaacatattaaacatattaagtGTCTTTAAAGATTCTGGAAATACCCGTTAAACCCAAATGGATAAATCAGTTTCTTTATCGATGTCattgattaataaataataattagcATGACTCCTACAGTCAGTCATATTGTGTGGTAGGTAAAGCAAACGCTGCCTTCTATCATAGTTCTCATGTGTTAGGATAGTTCGAGCCAATGATGGATGTTTTTGGTGTagtttttcatcatttactAGTTAAACAGATAAATATTATCTGAAATCTTGGTACACTCCTTTAAAATGGTCACCATTCACTGTCACAACATTTCTTCCTGGAAGGTTTCggtttgtgtgtttcattcaGTTACTCATGTCAGTGCCTcggtgtgtctctctgtgtttaaaCTATAGTTCTTATAAAGGTTTTCTATAGGATTTGAATTGCATGTTATTCTTCAAtatgtttaatcttttttttttttaaatatgagacattactgtatgtgcttTATAGCAGGAAGCGATGTGACCCAATATTACAGGCTTTACGGTTAGAGATGGTGACCAACGTGGtgcaataaaatgaaaatagaataaCTTCATTTTGAGtgatttggcatttttctttcattatcactgtttactgtgtctgtttatgtgcCTCTTCGTGTGTCAGTGAGTCATAAGCCTTTATTTCTAAATTCTTCAGTCTTgtgtttataataaatatattggATTTATAATATGCACAAAAGAAGCATCAGATGGTTAGTTGTCCTGTTCATGTAGTGCAATTCACGTAGTTTAAGGTATTAATCTGGCATTTGTGCCTCtgcaagacaaaacaaagttaaagattATGCTGCTGGGGAAATATTGTTAAGGACAAAAAAATAGTTCTCTGGATAGttgctttaaaaatacatcattcCAGTTTcagcaatataatataatattatatatatatatattatacagtcAAGGGACAAAAGACTGCTAAGTGTTTATTCTTGCTAGCCAGGTTTCAGATAATTTTATGAAATGAGCATTATGTTTGAACAGTgggagaaaagcagaaaatgattCAAAGAAAGCAcggataaaaaaacaaaaaagctaaCCAGACCTGAATTTGGTCTAATCAGGTCTAATTTGTTTTAGACCTGAACCCATCCAGTGCATTTGTGGCATTAAAAGTACTCCATATCCCATCTGACCTCCAGCCAGCTTGGACTGCTCTGACGCTAAACACTCGTATAACTATAGCGCTTGCACATGACTCGATCAGCCACAAAGTAAGACGTATGACTCCGACTCTTCAATTGATCAGGAATGTGTAGACTACTGGAATGTTCTGATAATGTTGGAAACTCTGTTGTGTcttcatttatttgtctttaaatCATACTGAACCTTTGATCAGTTGCAGATTCAAGCAGGAAAGAGTCTAAAGTCTAAATGTGTATTCAGAGATTTGTGATACTGTCAAAAGCAAATTCAATCTCAGTGTGTGATAAACTTGTATTTAGttaaatatttagttaaaaATCTGGTTTCCTGTTCAGTTTGATTtgttatgaaataatgtttacatttaattCTGAATCATTGACCTACGGTAAGAAAAAAGTCACATTGACCACCATTACCTCTGACTCATTTTAGCTGTTCTCAGCAGTAAAAAATTCAGGGGTTTTGAAACTCTGTTCTCTGGAAACACTGTTGAACATTAACTTGTATAcatatttgtctttgtgtgatGAAATTCGCTATTTTCCTTTCAGGTTACTGGTATTTTGTACTTGGGGTTTCCCACATGCTTTTAAAGAACAATAACACTTTTTGCactttaaacacaaactgtgaatACTTTACAGTGTTGTAGACCATTTTCCAAAAGCATTCCATTTGAAAACATATGTTTTTGCCTACAGTTTGGCATGGCAGATGGCAAGTACTAcgatacccatgagcctcagtgGTGGTTGGGGAAGAAGCCAGTGAGGCTTGAATCAGAG
This genomic interval carries:
- the LOC121889618 gene encoding tetratricopeptide repeat protein 39B, producing MAHVGNGAAAEEEDCFEDAFDRIPAACQMDLQTAIQETQCALNLVLNNKFSEALDLLKPWWKDSMYHALGYSSILVMQATMTFEHRDIQTAMATIKEALHTCQRFRKKNSVVGSLSSLISKQSNLQEEEMHAEICYAECLLQKATLTFVQDENMISFIKGGIKIRTSYQIYKDCQNVLNVAQDAANQSDSFRQFEGGVKLGIGSFNLMLSLLPQRILRLLEFIGFSGNRGFGLSQLREGASSHSLRSILCALTLLFYHTYVSLILGTGEGNLVEAEALLEPYQQKYPKGSIILFYSARIATLRGNFEKARARYEECISSQQEWKQIHHLCYWELMWTHSYQQQWQQAYRYADLLCKESRWSKAIYVYQKAAILSMMSEEEVKKTGEDIMELFRQVEGLKQRLAGKSIPTEKFAVRKSRRYKAANPIPLVIPALEMMYVWNGFTIVGKRSDCTESLLVTIETAEEQLRNDPNPSEFHPDDSCLVQMLKGLCLKHLGRLLQAELCFTQVLSSESRIKYDHYLIPFTLYELGLLYKQQGDLTKATTYIENAKTNYKDYSMESRLHFRIHAALNSLKGSPAGTP